A single window of Euzebyales bacterium DNA harbors:
- a CDS encoding MBL fold metallo-hydrolase: MAQTGVEPRRVPRLLLTHAHADHCGGAAKLRRQLPHLRVHASEQVADWVERRDEAAMSLDLGRRAEFYPQGFRVEPCPVADALTDRQVFDLGDCVVRVLETPGHAAGHLAYVVDDGASTALLSGDLIFWGGKVSLLATWDCDLQALLASVRRLTGLAVDALLPGHRNLTLRDGQVHIDKVNRLINACFVPPSLV; the protein is encoded by the coding sequence ATCGCCCAGACCGGGGTCGAGCCGAGGCGCGTACCGCGCCTGCTGTTGACCCACGCGCACGCCGACCACTGTGGCGGTGCGGCGAAGCTGCGTCGCCAGCTCCCGCACCTGCGTGTGCACGCCTCGGAGCAGGTTGCCGACTGGGTGGAGCGCCGCGATGAGGCGGCGATGAGCCTCGATCTCGGACGCCGCGCCGAGTTCTACCCGCAGGGCTTCCGCGTCGAGCCGTGTCCCGTCGCGGATGCGCTCACCGACCGACAGGTCTTCGACCTCGGCGACTGTGTCGTGCGGGTCCTCGAGACGCCCGGGCATGCGGCGGGTCACCTGGCGTACGTCGTCGACGATGGAGCCTCGACAGCGTTGCTCTCGGGCGATCTGATCTTCTGGGGTGGCAAGGTGTCGCTGCTGGCGACCTGGGACTGCGACCTGCAGGCGCTGCTGGCGAGCGTGCGCCGACTGACCGGCCTTGCCGTGGATGCGCTCCTGCCCGGCCACCGCAATCTGACCCTGCGGGACGGGCAGGTCCACATCGACAAGGTCAACCGCCTGATCAACGCCTGCTTCGTGCCACCGAGCCTCGTCTGA